The genomic window caagacaatgaccgcggcaaggcacttgccgcggcacgctaccaccctgtacctacgctccagcacatccactaacgtgtcgccctggggcctttccaggcgtgtGTGGCgagaggttgtgcagccagcggtgcgcggtggcaagcggcgctgacaagatcgccatcgtggcaagcggtggcgcccctgatggTCCATTTCTGCACTGTtttgggcgacatagacgggcacttaatgcctttgtcccctgccatcagggttaggtaggaaacactgtacaggtagttgtaccaaccgcaagtccttttccattcttacccttgtctacgttgccacctgtcggtgacactttgagcatataaaaggaggcacatgcgcaacgtagaggggggttcggaaggttcgaagccaaaaaacactcacgctcggtctcgttagcagctagagtgtactatagcactcagcgctcccgagcaagaactcaatataatcagacaagcagcagtaggagtattatctcttcggagagctccgaagctgggtaaactgctcgtgtgattcgccttgatctgctcttcgtgcgatctccgccccccgccgaaccgaaaggggctcggtccgccggtcccataggtgttcgtggatcagtttccccgacatctttggcgcagcagcatccacaagaccctcggtccaatgctccacggtctccctgaaagtgtcctgggcggcagcagcattcgccagcagcaccTCATCGGCCTTGATTTTCTCTGACAAGGCCGCTTCCCGCTCCCTggtgccgtccagcgtctgagtcaacgtggccagcttTAGCTCGAGATCAGCactggaatccttggcggcgctgagctccttgctcctctcagcgagaagaccctgcagctcaccatgagcggcagcgtccttctcgcgcttacgcttgagcgcggcaagctcctcgccgctcgcccgaagatcggcttccagctgcgccacctttgtctccagctccttcttggcggcctcggcagctgcggcagcatcctttgcctccttgagagccccgccaattgcttgatcgcgcgcggcaagctcctcttcgtggctgtcaagattgaccttgcgctgcgccaactctccttcctgcgcaaataagttttcggcgacaagccgttgcttctcttcagcttcagccttctcgaggaggaaggctttccgctcctcgagaagttgctcccgctcctccgccaaggaccggagagcttcctccttaaggccccggagctcctccgcgcgcttctcaatgtcaactcccgccttcgcgacaagtgcttcgcgggacaccagcttggcttgtcaggcgcggtagagtgacaacagcttccgcagcagccgctcctcctcaggctcgtcgctgctgctgcttggcgcgtcaaccagcttcagcccagcggaggcaagtACTTCTCCGTCCagcatctctccttcgaccggcgccctggagcttgaagcccagaggagcttgatgaagatgccgtcgccggccttcagataggcgccgggctggggctcttcgaagcctggcgctgcagcagcggcggagggatcagcggtcggcgtagcgcctggcgctcctgcggcctcagggccatcagtgcgatcgccagatccctcgccggcttctgcggcggcagccttggcggcctcttcgccagcaggatcatcagcgccggcctctccttcggtggtGACGGCGTCGTCAACactgctgcgcgcgttctcctcgtcGGCGACCTCAATTTCCATCGGCTCTGTGGCAGATGGATCTGGCGAACGAAAAAAGGGAGAGAAATCAAGCGAACATTcaaaaaaagaaaatcagaagaagaacacaagggaagtTCTCAGGCAAAAACATTACCTATGCTAAGATCTGCGGTCGAGATCACCGGAGGATcgttggtgctgtcccttgccggaggactaccccttgccggagaattttcccttgccggagaacactcccttgccggggaatcctcccttggcggtgtagtggaagcagatgacacttcgggagcggcctccgggccctcctggtgaggctgctctgcccctgcacaaaccagcaatcagatatcagcaaagaaggagcacccatgcgcgcccgaaAGCAGGAAATAAAcaatacacttacgctgggggctgcgctgggggcctACGAGGGCACCGTTTACATGCATCAGGGTGTCAGTGACTTGCATTCTGCAGGAAAGTTTAACAGGGTACTAATTACTTGGTTGAGGGCCGAATGAAATGATTCCAGTGCAGAGTTTCATAAACAAGGTGTAAAAAAGTCAGCCATGAAAACTAGACTAGAAGCATGTCTTATTAATGCACCTTCATTCTTCTCAGAAGTAGGGATTAGCTAGCAATATCCAAAGAACCAATGGGACGATAACTGATACGGTTGATTTCGTGGATGTGTTTGGCAGCCACGGGTACGCATCTGGAGGTGGCATCACACACTTGTCGCCATTGAAGTACACTCTTCTTGGAAAGGCCCATCCTGCCCGCAAGGTGAAAGTTGACGGGTCCTTCCGGAATAGTAGCTCAGATTGAACATATCCATCAGGTCCAGCAGTCAAGAGATAATCATTGTAGTGCCTGATGCCCCATAACAGAGCGGTGTCATCTGCGATAAGAGGATTTGTCAATAGCCGAAAAAACATTCACACAAGGAATATCAAGTGTCCAGGGATGAGGTGCTCACTTATAAGTCCATAAGGGTTCAGAGCTGTGTAGTTGAAGCTGGTAATGCTAGTCAAGCTGTTGAAATTAGGGTGCTGAGCTACTAGGTTCCACTGCGAGTAATTCATCCGGTAGTTGAAGTTTGTCACTGTGATCTTGGCTCTCCAGTACTCCTTGTAGTTAGCCTTCACATGCCAATGAACTCTTATTGGGCACATATGAGTAGTGCATTGGACCAGAGGTGCCAAGCCGTTCTTGTCTTGACCATTCATGACAGAACCAAGATAAGGTGAGTTTCCCCTAAAAATGTGTAGCACCCACTGTTAGATAACTAAACAATAAGCTGGCTCTTCGTTCTAGTTTATTATTTGGGTTATGTCAAATGTAACTTACTCTACGCAGATTCCTGGTTTTGTAATGTTATCTTGGCAGCCACATGAGCATTTGGGGCAGGTAACAGGCACGTCGCTGTAAAATGCTGACAGAGATAAACAGCATGTAGATCTCAGAGCACGAAACGGCGAGTACGTGCAAGTCACAGTCCATGTCACTGCAAAATAAAACAAACAGTCTGATATGCATGCTAGTTACTGAGATATTCTTTACATGCATCAAGAAATTAGACAATGGCTTACTGTGGGCTTGAGTTTTCCTCCTTCCATCTGGTGTAGTGAACTTTGTAGGTTCATCTAACTTGGTTGCAGGTCCACAGGTATACCCTGGACCAGGGGCCTTCAGAGTGAAATTCACAGGCAATTCCAAGGTCTTGGTTGTGGTCCCTGATCGACCAACTGCAACCTCAAAGGAGGCCACAGCATTAGCAGGGTACTGTGCCAGTGAGCTGAGGACTCCTCCTTTGCAGCAGTTGGCCCTCTGCCTATTGGAAGGTGCCCCGGGAAGCAGGTCGACTATCTCCGGGTTCACCTTGCAGCTGTGAGGGATAATCTCTTTGAATTTGGAGCAATCACCTTGCTCTGTAGCCTGTCCACCTTGCACATACCAGATTACCTCCTTCTTTGACCACACCCACCCGAGCTTCCATCCCGGTGGCTGAAGTGGCGGTACTGCTGATAGTTGAATAGTGAAACCTCAGCCTGGAGAAATTACATCATGTCAGCATTTGGAAAGTAGAGTAACTGGGAAGAGGATAAACATTTATTGCACTGGCTGTTGAACTCGAAATATAGCTGGCTGATGGAGAGTTCAAGCAATGGAAAGGTACAGTCTCATGCCTGAGCAGTCATTGCTGTACATTACGTATATTTCATAATGTGGAATTGTAGAGGGATTATTGTTGTTCAACAAGTGATTCATCCTTACCACATAGCTATCTGGAACCCAGCTCCTCACATCCCATCTGATTGTGATGTTGCCCGTTGGATCAAGGGGGTCGTAGGCTCCTGCAAAAAACAGCAGAGGAAAAGGTAAAAAGTAAAAATGCTTTCGTGGCTCTCAGTAAAAATGTTAACTTGGTCAGACAGAGGATCAAGGTTGGATGTCCTCACAATTTCTCGTCTTACACAGTTGAAAACAAAAAACAGTTCTGGTCTTACAGAGgtaggaaaaaaaagagaggacaTTTGGGAGGTGTTTATACAGAGGTGGAGCCTAACATGGAAGTTGACTACAGTCCTTTGAAGATGCAGGAACAGCTGAAGAAATACCTCATATCAATAACCAGGGAGAGATCAAAACAGTAAGAAATAAAAATTTAAATGAATAAGCATATGAAAGACTAGCATGTGGAATCCAAGACAAACCATAGCTCTAGCAAACCAACAAAAGACCAAAAGCACACTAAAAATTACAGTTAACATCACACTTAAATTCCACTATGATTTATAGTGTAAATTCACTGATAATATAAGTAATTACACTACAATTCCACTAAGATTTATAGTGTAAAATCACTGATCAAGATAGAGTAAAAAACACTAAAAAATCCACTATGAATTACTGTGTAAATTCAAATGATAAGATAGAGTAATTACACTAAAAAATCCAGTAAGAATTACAGTGAAAAATACTGATAAGCAGAGAAAATGACCGCTAACAGTTGCAACCCAAGATAAACGCTGACTCTTGCAAACTAACAAAAGAGCAAAATTACACTGTGATTGCATGAGTACACCttcaaaattattaaaaaaaactgcTGCATATTACCACTGTAAGAACTGTAGATTACCACTGTAAATTAGTGTAAGTTTGTCAGCCTTATTTGTAATTTACAGTAGTAAATCAATTGAATAACAGTAGTATATTTACAGTTTTACGGTGAATTTGTAGATTTGCAATTTTCACAGTAAGAGAGTGCTATCTAACATTGACAAAACCCCAAAACTATCTAGAAAAATAATGTTACTCGACAAAGACAAACCAATAAAACAAAGACAAACCAAATAAAATTGCCCTAAAAAGTACGTTGTAACTGCCGTGCGACTTACAGTGAGTTGCACACGAATTACAATGTAATTTCTCTATGATTTGCATAGTAATTGCCCTGCGAAATACACTGAATGTTGCACATGAATAATAGTAGTAATTTCCCTAAATTTATAACGTAAAATCCCTCAAATTACACAGCAAATGCACTCAAATTGTAATTGACCTGAATTTACAGTGTCGATTGCCCCTGAAGTTACACTTTTAGTGAAACTGCAAGTTAAGCAGTAAACTCCAAAAAAGGTTCTAAAAATGAATGCAATATACATCAAACCTAGTAGCAATCCATTTGACAAGCCTTTCAGGGACCTCAGTTCTGACAAAATGAAGATTTGAAGAACACACTCCATCCCATATCTCTGAATAACATtctttctcgaatacgcacgagtgtgcgtatcatcTTGTATAGAAGAAGGGGGGAAGAATCCCGACCACCGTTGATGTTACATAGAGTTAAACGCTACATCAACATCAACACAACGCATACAACCCACCGCTCCACCTACAGAACGCGGAATACCGGACTACTCACTGCCCGCCCACCCCACGAGAAGTTCAAACGTGCTATCTACTTCACCCTTCAACAGGCTCGCCTGCTGCCAAGCtctaccctccgtgacgacacgcCTAACTACCACCTCCAACGATCGGGAAGCGCCGTCGAAGCTTATACAGCCATCAACAACACCACATAAAAGAACTTCCCAGAATATCTAGTAAAGGTTGAACAAACAGGGAAATCACTATATCTCTTATGTCTCTAAATGAAACAAGAAGGGAAAACAAATAAAAAACTAAGGTAGATTACTGTGGAAGATGATTATAAACAGTACTAGTCTAAGTACATAGGTAACACTAAAGTAAATTCCTAAAAAAAGAAGTGACTAGTACGATATGAAAAGAATTTGATGCAACTAACCACATTCTTTGTACCAGCACATGAAAGCTTTCATTTCAAACATTTTACTTTCtgaaaaaaataacaaatgaatgaAGAGGACTGTAAACCAAAGGAAGGTGGAAAAGGCATAagtaaagaaaaacaaaataaaaatgcaAGGACTTCAAGTAAACAAATAGCACGCAAATGATTCATATAGAACTTCAGTAGAGCTTTCTAAAAGTTGCCATCATCTACAAATAGTTCCTGCATAAAAAGAGACAGCCAATAAACAAATTAAAATGAACTAAAACAAAGAACTAAAACAAATGAGGAAAATAACAAAAAAATAGACAAGAAT from Triticum aestivum cultivar Chinese Spring chromosome 3B, IWGSC CS RefSeq v2.1, whole genome shotgun sequence includes these protein-coding regions:
- the LOC123071835 gene encoding COBRA-like protein 1 — protein: MTWTVTCTYSPFRALRSTCCLSLSAFYSDVPVTCPKCSCGCQDNITKPGICVEGNSPYLGSVMNGQDKNGLAPLVQCTTHMCPIRVHWHVKANYKEYWRAKITVTNFNYRMNYSQWNLVAQHPNFNSLTSITSFNYTALNPYGLINDTALLWGIRHYNDYLLTAGPDGYVQSELLFRKDPSTFTLRAGWAFPRRVYFNGDKCVMPPPDAYPWLPNTSTKSTVSVIVPLVLWILLANPYF